In the genome of Conger conger chromosome 8, fConCon1.1, whole genome shotgun sequence, one region contains:
- the etfdh gene encoding electron transfer flavoprotein-ubiquinone oxidoreductase, mitochondrial isoform X2, whose translation MFPASRYPLQVRTCVRALKALHRDQLPNIPRWCSTAAPVPRITSHYTVYPREKDPRWEGVEMERFADEADVVIVGGGPAGLSAAIRLKQLANEHEKELRVCLVEKASQIGAHTLSGACLEPSALNELFPDWKERGAPLNTPVTEDVFGILTKKYRIPIPILPGLPMNNHGNYIVRLGHFVQWLGEQAEELGVEIYPGYAAAEVLFHEDGSVKGIATNDVGIAKDGSPKDIFERGMELHAKVTLFGEGCHGHLAKQLYKHYNLREHCQPQTYAIGLKEVWVIDEKKWRPGRVEHSVGWPLDRNTYGGSFLYHLNEGEPLVALGFVVGLDYQNPYLSPFREFQRWKHHPSVAPTLEGGNRIAYGARALNEGGYQSLPKLTFPGGLLMGCSPGFMNVPKIKGTHTAMKSGILAAEAVFSKITDEDLQSETAGVHVHEYEENLRKSWIWKELYAVRNIRPSFHNYFGLYGGMVYTGIFYWMFRGKEPWTLKHAGRDSAQLKPAKDCTPIEYPKPDSKLSFDLLSSVALSGTNHEHDQPPHLTLMNDSVPVAQNLAIYDGPEQRFCPAGVYEFVPLESGEGMRLQINAQNCVHCKTCDIKDPSQNINWVVPEGSGGPAYNGM comes from the exons ATGTTTCCAGCCAGCAGGTATCCACTGCAAG TACGAACATGCGTCCGGGCTCTGAAGGCCCTGCACAGAGATCAGTTACCGAATATACCGAGGTGGTGCTCCACGGCCGCGCCTGTGCCGCGCATTACGTCGCACTACACTGTCTACCCCAGGGAGAAGGACCCGCGATGGGAAG GAGTGGAGATGGAGAGGTTTGCAGATGAAGCGGATGTGGTGATTGTGGGAGGTGGCCCGGCAGGCCTGTCAGCCGCCATCCGACTGAAGCAGCTGGCCAACGAGCACGAGAAGGAGCTACGCGTGTGCCTGGTAGAGAAGGCCTCCCAGATCGGTGCTCACACCTTGTCGGGTGCTTGCTTGGAGCCCAGCGCCCTCAACGAGCTTTTCCCTGactggaaagagagagga GCACCTCTTAATACGCCAGTTACAGAAGATGTATTTGgaattttaacaaaaaagtaCAGAATTCCAATCCCAATTCTACCAG GTCTTCCGATGAATAACCACGGTAACTACATTGTTCGGCTTGGCCATTTTGTCCAATGGTTGGGGGAGCAGGCAGAGGAGCTGGGAGTGGAGATATATCCTGGATATGCTGCTGCGGAG GTATTGTTTCATGAAGATGGAAGTGTTAAGGGGATTGCGACAAATGATGTGGGAATAGCTAAGGATGGTTCTCCTAAA GATATATTTGAGAGAGGTATGGAGCTTCATGCTAAGGTAACTCTCTTTGGTGAAGGCTGCCATGGGCACTTAGCAAAGCAACTCTACAAGCACTACAACCTGCGAGAGCACTGTCAACCTCAGACTTATGCCATTGGGCTAAAAGAG GTGTGGGTCATTGATGAAAAGAAATGGAGACCAGGCAGAGTTGAACACTCAGTCGGGTGGCCTCTGGACAGAAACACTTATGGCGGGTCTTTCCTGTATCATTTAAATGAAGGGGAACCATTGGTGGCCTTAGGATTTGTG GTGGGCTTGGACTATCAGAACCCCTACCTGAGCCCCTTCAGAGAGTTCCAGCGCTGGAAGCACCACCCTTCTGTGGCCCCAACCCTGGAGGGTGGAAACAGGATAGCTTACGGAGCCAGAGCCCTGAACGAAGGCGGATATCAG TCCCTGCCGAAGCTGACCTTTCCCGGAGGCCTGCTGATGGGCTGCAGTCCTGGGTTCATGAACGTTCCGAAGAtcaaaggcacacacacggcCATGAAGAGCGGAATTCTGGCGGCCGAAGCGGTCTTCAGCAAGATCACCGATGAGGACCTGCAGTCTGAGACCGCCG GCGTTCATGTTCATGAATATGAAGAGAACTTGAGAAAATCTTGGATTTGGAAAGAGCTGTATGCAGTGAGGAACATCCGGCCTTCTTTTCATAACTATTTTGGGCTTTACGGGGGAATGGTGTACACCGGCATATTTTACTGGATGTTCAGAGGGAAAGAGCCCTGGACCTTGAAACATGCAG GTAGGGACTCTGCTCAGCTGAAACCAGCGAAGGACTGCACCCCGATCGAGTATCCTAAGCCAGACAGCAAGCTCAGCTTCGACCTGCTCTCTTCCGTGGCCCTGAGCGGGACCAATCACGAGCACGACCAACCCCCGCACCTCACCCTCATGAACGACAGTGTGCCCGTCGCCCAGAACCTGGCCATTTATGACGGACCCGAGCAGAGGTTCTGTCCCGCAG GAGTGTACGAGTTTGTTCCTCTCGAGTCCGGGGAGGGCATGAGACTGCAGATCAATGCGCAGAACTGTGTTCACTGCAAGACCTGCGACATCAAGGACCCCAGCCAGAACATTAACTGGGTGGTACCAGAGGGCAGCGGGGGACCAGCGTACAACGGCATGTGA
- the etfdh gene encoding electron transfer flavoprotein-ubiquinone oxidoreductase, mitochondrial isoform X1: MFPASRYPLQVRTCVRALKALHRDQLPNIPRWCSTAAPVPRITSHYTVYPREKDPRWEGVEMERFADEADVVIVGGGPAGLSAAIRLKQLANEHEKELRVCLVEKASQIGAHTLSGACLEPSALNELFPDWKERGAPLNTPVTEDVFGILTKKYRIPIPILPGLPMNNHGNYIVRLGHFVQWLGEQAEELGVEIYPGYAAAEVLFHEDGSVKGIATNDVGIAKDGSPKDIFERGMELHAKVTLFGEGCHGHLAKQLYKHYNLREHCQPQTYAIGLKEVWVIDEKKWRPGRVEHSVGWPLDRNTYGGSFLYHLNEGEPLVALGFVVGLDYQNPYLSPFREFQRWKHHPSVAPTLEGGNRIAYGARALNEGGYQSLPKLTFPGGLLMGCSPGFMNVPKIKGTHTAMKSGILAAEAVFSKITDEDLQSETAGVHVHEYEENLRKSWIWKELYAVRNIRPSFHNYFGLYGGMVYTGIFYWMFRGKEPWTLKHAGTDSAQLKPAKDCTPIEYPKPDSKLSFDLLSSVALSGTNHEHDQPPHLTLMNDSVPVAQNLAIYDGPEQRFCPAGVYEFVPLESGEGMRLQINAQNCVHCKTCDIKDPSQNINWVVPEGSGGPAYNGM, translated from the exons ATGTTTCCAGCCAGCAGGTATCCACTGCAAG TACGAACATGCGTCCGGGCTCTGAAGGCCCTGCACAGAGATCAGTTACCGAATATACCGAGGTGGTGCTCCACGGCCGCGCCTGTGCCGCGCATTACGTCGCACTACACTGTCTACCCCAGGGAGAAGGACCCGCGATGGGAAG GAGTGGAGATGGAGAGGTTTGCAGATGAAGCGGATGTGGTGATTGTGGGAGGTGGCCCGGCAGGCCTGTCAGCCGCCATCCGACTGAAGCAGCTGGCCAACGAGCACGAGAAGGAGCTACGCGTGTGCCTGGTAGAGAAGGCCTCCCAGATCGGTGCTCACACCTTGTCGGGTGCTTGCTTGGAGCCCAGCGCCCTCAACGAGCTTTTCCCTGactggaaagagagagga GCACCTCTTAATACGCCAGTTACAGAAGATGTATTTGgaattttaacaaaaaagtaCAGAATTCCAATCCCAATTCTACCAG GTCTTCCGATGAATAACCACGGTAACTACATTGTTCGGCTTGGCCATTTTGTCCAATGGTTGGGGGAGCAGGCAGAGGAGCTGGGAGTGGAGATATATCCTGGATATGCTGCTGCGGAG GTATTGTTTCATGAAGATGGAAGTGTTAAGGGGATTGCGACAAATGATGTGGGAATAGCTAAGGATGGTTCTCCTAAA GATATATTTGAGAGAGGTATGGAGCTTCATGCTAAGGTAACTCTCTTTGGTGAAGGCTGCCATGGGCACTTAGCAAAGCAACTCTACAAGCACTACAACCTGCGAGAGCACTGTCAACCTCAGACTTATGCCATTGGGCTAAAAGAG GTGTGGGTCATTGATGAAAAGAAATGGAGACCAGGCAGAGTTGAACACTCAGTCGGGTGGCCTCTGGACAGAAACACTTATGGCGGGTCTTTCCTGTATCATTTAAATGAAGGGGAACCATTGGTGGCCTTAGGATTTGTG GTGGGCTTGGACTATCAGAACCCCTACCTGAGCCCCTTCAGAGAGTTCCAGCGCTGGAAGCACCACCCTTCTGTGGCCCCAACCCTGGAGGGTGGAAACAGGATAGCTTACGGAGCCAGAGCCCTGAACGAAGGCGGATATCAG TCCCTGCCGAAGCTGACCTTTCCCGGAGGCCTGCTGATGGGCTGCAGTCCTGGGTTCATGAACGTTCCGAAGAtcaaaggcacacacacggcCATGAAGAGCGGAATTCTGGCGGCCGAAGCGGTCTTCAGCAAGATCACCGATGAGGACCTGCAGTCTGAGACCGCCG GCGTTCATGTTCATGAATATGAAGAGAACTTGAGAAAATCTTGGATTTGGAAAGAGCTGTATGCAGTGAGGAACATCCGGCCTTCTTTTCATAACTATTTTGGGCTTTACGGGGGAATGGTGTACACCGGCATATTTTACTGGATGTTCAGAGGGAAAGAGCCCTGGACCTTGAAACATGCAGGTAC GGACTCTGCTCAGCTGAAACCAGCGAAGGACTGCACCCCGATCGAGTATCCTAAGCCAGACAGCAAGCTCAGCTTCGACCTGCTCTCTTCCGTGGCCCTGAGCGGGACCAATCACGAGCACGACCAACCCCCGCACCTCACCCTCATGAACGACAGTGTGCCCGTCGCCCAGAACCTGGCCATTTATGACGGACCCGAGCAGAGGTTCTGTCCCGCAG GAGTGTACGAGTTTGTTCCTCTCGAGTCCGGGGAGGGCATGAGACTGCAGATCAATGCGCAGAACTGTGTTCACTGCAAGACCTGCGACATCAAGGACCCCAGCCAGAACATTAACTGGGTGGTACCAGAGGGCAGCGGGGGACCAGCGTACAACGGCATGTGA
- the LOC133135144 gene encoding protein SPMIP2, with the protein MTENALLDRRDMQSFGKRMLFTGPDGIGDYRPRSVHSTRYIGEGPMPQGETGDLNYLCRPATGAPPPKPKQCYVGAVGWGLQYSWALNKRTMESNMQIKLGEFRSALEERTIFTYHNPWQPPPSIIDKLSAGARGRLAWDHDINGEYFLEQYKQSLLNKNKGEDTSESSGSNILEINQYRSF; encoded by the exons ATGACGGAAAATGCGTTACTTGATCGCAGGGATATGCAGTCATTTGGGAAAAGAATGCTTTTTACAG GTCCTGATGGAATCGGTGACTACAGACCGAGATCGGTCCACTCCACTCGGTACATCGGCGAGGGCCCTATGCCTCAGGGCGAGACAGGAGATCTGAACTACTTGTGCCGCCCAGCCACTGGCGCCCCTCCTCCTAAACCCAAACAGTGTTACGTTGGGGCAGTGGGATGGGGGCTGCAGTATAGCTGGGCTCTGAACAAAAGGACCATGGAGAGCAACATGCAGATTAAG CTGGGAGAATTCCGCTCAGCTTTAGAAGAAAGAACGATATTCACCTATCACAATCCATG GCAACCGCCTCCCAGTATTATAGACAAACTGTCTGCTGGCGCCCGAGGTCGGCTTGCATGGGACCACGACATCAATGGTGAATACTTCCTTGAGCAATACAAACAATCCCTTCTCAACAAG AATAAAGGCGAGGACACTTCAGAGTCGAGTGGCAGTAATATTCTGGAAATAAATCAGTACCGCAGTTTCTGA